In the genome of Clostridia bacterium, the window GCATCATCCGGGGCAGGTAATTGCTCCAGTTTCAGCAACAGCCGCACCATCTCCTGGACCTGCCTTTTTTCGGCTCGCCCATAGCCTACTACGGCCTGTTTCACCTGCAGCGGGGTATATTCAAAAATGGGCAGCCCTTTCTCCACACCGGCCAGCAAGATCACACCTCTGGCCTGGCCCACCGTCAGGGCTGTCTTGGTATTCTTATTGAAGAACAACTCTTCTACCACCAGGCATTCAGGCCGGAAATCCCGGATAAGCTCTAAGATTAAATCAAAAATCTGCTTCAGCCTCTCCGGCCCGCTGTCTTTCGG includes:
- the ruvC gene encoding crossover junction endodeoxyribonuclease RuvC, with amino-acid sequence MRIMGIDPGTATVGFGIIDSSGQSNYRLVDYGCIRTSPKDSGPERLKQIFDLILELIRDFRPECLVVEELFFNKNTKTALTVGQARGVILLAGVEKGLPIFEYTPLQVKQAVVGYGRAEKRQVQEMVRLLLKLEQLPAPDDAADALALAICHAHAHKMNRLLSHYC